gagtactaatatgtgtacactttgaaaccatgtcacattaacttttttaacaaattaaaccgtaagtctcattaaatgtcaaatatgatagtgcgacagggttctaaaatgggtacatgatattgcccaCGACTGTACGTACATGGTTATTTACgtatgtaaaattaaatatgtaacGATAGTTTTGAACAATTCCTTATACAAATTGGGTCAAAGATTCAAATTTGATTTGGTTAACTTAGTATTCAAGTATAATCTAATTCATTAACATCAATCAACCCGTACCATCCCAATGCTGGAATGCCTCCTCCATTTAGCATCATCCTTTGCGGTCCTGCGCTAACCTTAACCACAACTTTGGGATTGTATCCTCTTCAACTTAATGAACTATTTCTATGAactatggtgctaattcctgtggACATCATCAAATTTTCTGTGTACTTTTTCGATGTATTTTAGGCTTCATATCCGGCTCttgagttttattataaaatagaacATAGatttcgaggagctcggtggcgcagcggtaaacgcgcttagtctgcgattgttgaagttaagcaactttcgcaaaggccggtcataggatgggtgaccacaaaaataaaagatttttcatctcgagctcctccgtgcttcggaaggcacgttaagccgttggtcccggctccattagcagtcgttaataaccaccaattcgcactggacccgcgtggtggtttaaggcccgatctccctatcaatccatccatagggaaggcccgtgccccagtagtggggacgttaatgggctggtgatgatgagaagATAGATTTATCTTACTTAAGTAACTCTGAAAGGAACTCCCTGAAGAGCCCGCCGCCATCGATGCCCGCCTCCTCGGCGCCAGCTTGGTTGATCAGCTGCACCCGTAACTTCAGCTTCATATCCGGCTCTATAAacaatgttattttatatttcatattcTCTATTTTCTTTCTTAGTTTATCTGGCTATAGCGGCCCGGTCCGGCATCATCTGGGTACGATTTACACCCCGGTTTTCTTGAAGAGATGCAGATTATAACAGTAAACACCGCACGCAAATCCAATCAGTAGTTCTTGAGAGTATGCATCAAAGCGAAGAAACGTGGTGAGGAAGATGTGTCGTAAAGAACTAAACCATCGACTAATGAAAACTACCCAAGAGCGGTTCATATGATTTCTTTTCGCTCTTTTGAGCAAAGGCTAAATACTAAAGCTTTCGCATAAGCTGTTCTCGCTTAGTCATGTTCACAATTTGCATTGACGTGTcacaatcagaatcatttattcaacgtaattatcatggataaacttgttgaaggtcaatgtaacatttttgaatttacgtcattccgcaaggtgttatggctgaagaatagaaatgacaagaaacttgCAAGAgcgacacatcttttaaatcaatgagggggccagagttgatgaggttggtattccacctcacaacccacacgataaaaagaatgagcgtacacattacaagttatttaataactagaggaacacatttaataccagacatttttatcatttaggtaatcattagcttttttacataaagtaaaagTAGATAGACTTAAAAGCAGGACCCTGATTTATGAATTTCTATATTGAAGAATGTTACTTACCATTATCAGGACTAAGTTTATCGAAAGCGTCTTCATACAAGTGAGAACGACGCACACTAATGTTGATCGAGGGTCCTTCATTGAAGTTCGTCATCTCATACCAGTGGTCTTGCTTTTCCCTACAGCCGAGAACATTCTAGATTATTTCATGCACAATAAGCCAATAACAAGACATGACTTAAGGCtattaaaacaatacctaataaGCAGCCCTTGGAAGATGAGAACGCGTGTCGAGAATGGTACGACAAAAGGGATTTCTCTTAATATTGTGACTGTTCTTAATTCCTTGATGGTTAGCGGTGGCCCTTCCTCTGGAAAACAATAATAACCATTAGtaaattgaatataattattaaaacttaaaaaatacttCGCTGGGAGAGGAAACAATGAGTACTAACTCAGATGGCGGCCGTATTACGACGCGCAGCTATCATTAATCTCACCACCGAAAAATAGCAGGAGTTAATAACTTGGCAGAAGTCATTCGTTACCATGCGACAACGCAGAGGATAAGTTCAGGCACTTCGAATATAGATTTCACGGTTGGCATGCAGTTATCAGCAATCTCACCACAAAGAATCTACTTAGGTACCAGGAGTTAATAACTTGGCAGTCTTTTACCTTGAGATAGCGCAGCGGATAGGTTCTGTAAAGGACGTTGCGGTCTGGCCGAGCGCAGATTCCGGGGCGCATGCGCGGCTGCTACTAGCCTCACTGCGGCTACGCCCTCGGGCACGGCGCCGGCCGCGGGCCACTCCCACCCCGTGCAGAACTGCAGGCGAGAGTCGCGCACGTATAGTGCTCGTAGAAGGTTCGTGCATACCTGCGTACAACATAATGTATTAAAAAACACTGCAGTATTAAAATCAGTCTTTTTTTCTGCCATGTGGATGTGGTTCGCACACAGTGAACCGTTTATATGAAAGTGTGTGTATCCGCATTTAATCACcaatatttactatttaatcCCCATGAAGCCTTTGGTATATAGAGTCACAATTAAATGGATActtatttaaaagttataacCCACATcagataataataactagagaCTTAGCCCACTTTTTTAGGGATCACAGGAGTAAATTTATTTAAGCATGCTACATGAAATGTAATTCCCGCTCACCTTAAACAAATGCGACCACGCCGGCGTTTGATTCCGCCCTGAGAATTCAATCTGACCAGCTCCAACAGCGTCCTTATATTGCCCGGAGAGTACAGCCGGGCGACTCTCTGGGTAAGCTAATTCGACCAATCCGAGGCATACTTGGCGCAGGGTGCGACATAACCCACCTAATTCTGAGAACTCAAACGCGTGAATTCGACCCCCGGAACCCGTTACAGAACTAGTTGTACTTGTCACTAGAAAAAAGAAGGAAAAGTcacaattaatttaaattacacgataatttataaaattccgtattattgtaaaaaatattcacCGAAATAATTTGAACATAAGACTGACTCACCAGTTTGAACATATTGAACAGTAGCCATAAATCTGTGAAGCATTATGAAAAAAGCAACATCTCCAAAGAAACTGCCCAgaagaagtaaaaaatatataaaagctaAGAAACTCACTGCTCATcttctcatcatcatctataTCTCGACAGAACTCCGTATCGTGCAGAGTTCCAATCAGCAGTGAAAACAAGGCACAGAAGACTGCCAAAGGCGCCAGTAGCCTATGTACTCCGATGACCGACGACTCTGCCCCCATACCACGCGATAGAGCCGAGAGCAGCGGTGTGACGGAACCACCGAATGAGGATTCATGGCTCATACTGCTCAACCACTTCCATAGACCACGAAGGAATATCGGTTTAAATGCTAGCGTATACAGCaacctataaaaaatatttgaatttaaaattggaatttaGAATTGGTGTAGCTTAAGAAACGATACATTTCGTTAGTGTATCCTTGGCCAACTAAGAGTGTGTTCCACCTGACATAATGTCTGGAGGTTTCTATCCATCACGACAAAGAAAGAAATCATGCTTAGAAAAGTGCGTGAAACTCACCTGTATTTATGCAACGCCATCCGATGACTCAGCAAAAGGTTGTGACAGACCTGAGACAGATAGTCTAAGAAGTCGTCACTCAGATCGTTTTCGGTGATTTGCGAGCAAGTACTCATGATACAACGTTCCGGCTCGTTCATAAGCTCTATGCAGCGAGTTAGAAGCATCTGCTCCCTCACTGAAGTAGGATTTGGGTCATTGTCACTCTCACTATCATCGTCTTTGTCTGCTGCCGTCTCCTGACTGTACAATGCATCCTCATATTCATAAGTGATTTGCTTATTACAAACATTTATTGTTAACTTAGCAATAATTTTTAGGTAGTCTAGAACAATTGGGTTGTTAGGCAGTCTTGAGTTGTTCAGGTTGCGGATTTCGTTGACTGTGAACAaaagttttatatattataatttttcctCTTTTTTTACAGTACTTTCGACGAATATACTGCCATATAGTTTTTAACATGCAtacgatcacgcctatttcccgttggggtaggcagagtctaCAAAAGGACAGCATGACAGTATATGAAACATAACTTACCGAAATTCGAAGGTTCCAAAGACAAAACAGAGTGCAATAGCCAGGAATCATTGACCAGTGTTCCATTACAAAATCTGCGTTCATCTTGAAGACATTGTAGTAAAGGTAAAAATGGAAATTTCCTGTTCGGATCTTGACCCAATGCCGGTATTATGAACATTTCTACTGGCTCAGGGTATGGGTTGCAGAGGAATGACGAAGCAAATTGTGACATAACAACATCACTGGAAATAAATTTGTTAATAAGTACACAAGATATGCAGAAATTGcagaagtaattataattaaaatctaGTTTTCTCGATGCAGTAATTATCAATGAAgattgaattttaataacacATTGGGCCATACAACCATaccatataataataacaaataaacaatgttatagaatagaaaatacctGAACATTCACTGATAACTTTTTGTATATAAGTTTATCATACATTAAACATAtcttttctaaataaaaaatatgactgTAAACTTACTTGTATCCAGGCACATTTGCATGTGAAATAAGGTTCAAAGGTCTCTGTATTAAGTCTAGTAGTGCTCCACAGAGTGGTGTAGGTGGATTAGGTGATGGTCCATATAGTGGTGGGGTTCGATCACATATTAAATCACGTAAGTCTTTGAAATAGCCTGCAGCAATCAAGTGAATAATAGAATTAGAAGCTGTTCACTTTGAAAccaaaaattgaaaaatatttgtataaaatagaTATATATACTTCCTATTTTTAACAAGAAACATGGTATTTACATAAAACTCACCTCTATTAACTAAATATAAGAATGTATTTCCAACAACACTAAGTGCTTCATCACAATTCATGGTTGCCTCTGCAGAGCCAGTGGAAGTAAACACTTCAAACATTCTTAAAGGAACAGCTAGAGGCACCTACAAATAGCGAAATTGACAATAATATTTGAACAAAGTTATTGGATATtacagtaatttatttattatatgtataataaatacatacctcATTTTCTTTTCTAAGCAGCCGCAGATGTAAAGCAAGTAACCTACGAATTTGTATTGAAGAACCACTACTAAGGAAGACTTTCTTCCATTGTTTTAATAGTAATTGAGAAATGGAAACCTGAAAATTACAGTATTGTTATATTTTCTATCAGCAGTATACAGTTACAACAGTATACTTTTTGTCTGAGATTGTTTTAATGTATTACTTACCAATCTAGGGAAATCTTTTTTATCGTCATAAAAGAATAGAATTTTGGCAACAAGTGTAGACATCACAGAAAAGTCATCTGAGTTGGCTCTTGGGAAGATGTTGTCAAACTGCTCTCTCTCATTCTGTTTGCAGCGTTTTCTCATTAGATAGCTCCGAACATATGCTTGAATCTTTATAGTGGCATTGAGTCTTTTCCGGTGTTcctataaacatatatttaaaacGATAGCTTTAGTTTTGCTGACTTTATGATAAAGAGTACTCAACTAGGCAGATGTCCTACTTAACTACAGCTTCTTTTGAGATAGTGaaagtatattaaaaatttTGTTAGTTTACAATTTCTTAAGGAGTAATGTGAGAATATTAAAAGGATgtaggaaaatataaaaaaaagttgtataaaataactaaaattaaCCTCTCGTTTCTGCCTTTGTTGTTGCGACTGAAGAATTAAGGCGTCCCTGTCTGTCTTGCGCTGGGCACTGGCGCCCGCTAAATTCTGCTGAGGCTTTCGCCTAAAGTCTCCCTCGAACGAATACATTGCTGAAAGGGTGAGATACACCAAATTCTGAAATCTCATGAAGACTTTGTAAACACGAATCAGCTGAACGTGATGTTCATTCCGATTTGACATACGTACCTTGTCTAAATTTAGCTTTActaataatgtacttatatcaTATAGCCATATTA
The Pectinophora gossypiella chromosome 2, ilPecGoss1.1, whole genome shotgun sequence genome window above contains:
- the LOC126372817 gene encoding ubiquitin-protein ligase E3C codes for the protein MYSFEGDFRRKPQQNLAGASAQRKTDRDALILQSQQQRQKREEHRKRLNATIKIQAYVRSYLMRKRCKQNEREQFDNIFPRANSDDFSVMSTLVAKILFFYDDKKDFPRLVSISQLLLKQWKKVFLSSGSSIQIRRLLALHLRLLRKENEVPLAVPLRMFEVFTSTGSAEATMNCDEALSVVGNTFLYLVNRGYFKDLRDLICDRTPPLYGPSPNPPTPLCGALLDLIQRPLNLISHANVPGYNDVVMSQFASSFLCNPYPEPVEMFIIPALGQDPNRKFPFLPLLQCLQDERRFCNGTLVNDSWLLHSVLSLEPSNFVNEIRNLNNSRLPNNPIVLDYLKIIAKLTINVCNKQITYEYEDALYSQETAADKDDDSESDNDPNPTSVREQMLLTRCIELMNEPERCIMSTCSQITENDLSDDFLDYLSQVCHNLLLSHRMALHKYRLLYTLAFKPIFLRGLWKWLSSMSHESSFGGSVTPLLSALSRGMGAESSVIGVHRLLAPLAVFCALFSLLIGTLHDTEFCRDIDDDEKMSMTSTTSSVTGSGGRIHAFEFSELGGLCRTLRQVCLGLVELAYPESRPAVLSGQYKDAVGAGQIEFSGRNQTPAWSHLFKVCTNLLRALYVRDSRLQFCTGWEWPAAGAVPEGVAAVRLVAAAHAPRNLRSARPQRPLQNLSAALSQEEGPPLTIKELRTVTILREIPFVVPFSTRVLIFQGLLIREKQDHWYEMTNFNEGPSINISVRRSHLYEDAFDKLSPDNEPDMKLKLRVQLINQAGAEEAGIDGGGLFREFLSELLKSAFDPNRGLFRLTRDNMLYPNPGVHLLYDDFPMHYYFVGRMLGKALYENLLTELPLAEFFLGKLCSTREPDVHALASLDPGLYRGLLMLKSHRRQDVPELGLDFTIVSDELGEQRIEELKPGGANIPVTAENRIEYIHLVADYKLNRQIRSQCAAFKRGLTSVVNVEWLRMFSCRELQLLISGAEVPIDVDDLRRHTQYAGGFSATHPTVLCFWKVLENFTDDQRRQLLKFVTSCSRPPLLGFKELQPPFCIQSAGASDRLPSSSTCMNLLKLPEFGSEPLLAEKLLYAIQAGAGFELS